One Thalassospira marina DNA window includes the following coding sequences:
- the miaB gene encoding tRNA (N6-isopentenyl adenosine(37)-C2)-methylthiotransferase MiaB encodes MSATKKLFVKTYGCQMNVYDSQRMQDVLAPLGYQPVDEADGADMVILNTCHIREKAAEKVFSDLGRIRKHKKAKEENGTDKMIVAVAGCVAQAEGAELMRREPIVDMVFGPQTYHRLPEMVARANRAIGNDRIIDTDFPVEEKFDHLPAQVSQQGYSAFIAIQEGCDKFCTFCVVPYTRGAEYSRPGMDIVNETRQIVAQGTREVTLLGQNVNAYHGAGPDGDEWTLGRLLRELSDIEGLERIRYITSHPRDVDDDLIFAHRDLPKVMPFLHLPVQSGSDRVLQAMNRKHDRQTYFDIVKRLRDAQPDLALSSDFIVGFPGESEKDFEDTLDLVRQVGFIQTFSFKYSPRPGTPASAMELQVPEEVKADRLARLQALLAEQQLAFNESCVGKEMDVLLDRTGKFEGQIVGRSPYMQPVHVNGLTEADLGRIVRLKITAAKPFSLAGELVEDGGSERNVA; translated from the coding sequence GTGAGCGCGACGAAAAAGCTTTTTGTGAAGACCTATGGCTGCCAGATGAATGTCTATGACAGCCAGCGTATGCAGGATGTGCTTGCACCGCTGGGCTATCAGCCGGTCGATGAAGCTGATGGTGCGGATATGGTGATTCTGAACACCTGCCATATTCGTGAAAAAGCCGCCGAAAAGGTCTTTTCCGATCTGGGCCGTATTCGCAAACACAAAAAAGCCAAGGAAGAAAACGGTACCGACAAAATGATCGTCGCCGTCGCCGGGTGTGTTGCCCAGGCCGAGGGCGCGGAGCTGATGCGTCGCGAACCGATTGTCGATATGGTTTTTGGCCCGCAGACCTATCATCGCCTGCCGGAAATGGTGGCGCGTGCCAACCGTGCGATTGGCAATGACCGCATCATTGATACCGATTTTCCGGTCGAGGAAAAGTTCGACCACCTGCCCGCCCAGGTATCGCAGCAGGGTTATTCCGCCTTTATCGCCATTCAGGAAGGCTGTGATAAATTCTGCACCTTCTGTGTGGTGCCTTATACCCGTGGTGCCGAATATTCGCGCCCGGGCATGGATATTGTGAATGAAACCCGCCAGATCGTGGCACAGGGTACCCGCGAAGTAACCCTTCTGGGCCAGAACGTGAATGCCTATCATGGTGCCGGACCTGATGGGGATGAATGGACGCTGGGCCGGTTGCTGCGCGAGCTTTCCGATATCGAAGGGCTGGAACGCATTCGATACATCACTTCCCATCCGCGCGATGTTGACGATGACTTGATTTTTGCCCATCGCGACCTGCCCAAGGTGATGCCGTTTTTGCATCTGCCCGTGCAGTCCGGCTCGGACCGTGTGTTGCAGGCGATGAACCGCAAGCATGACCGTCAGACCTATTTTGATATCGTCAAACGTCTGCGCGATGCTCAGCCGGATCTTGCGCTGTCGTCGGACTTTATCGTCGGTTTCCCCGGGGAATCGGAAAAGGATTTTGAAGATACCCTCGATCTGGTGCGCCAGGTCGGCTTCATTCAGACCTTCAGCTTTAAATACAGCCCCCGTCCCGGTACGCCGGCATCGGCCATGGAATTGCAGGTCCCCGAAGAGGTCAAGGCTGACCGTCTGGCACGCTTGCAGGCCCTGTTGGCCGAACAGCAACTGGCGTTTAACGAAAGCTGTGTCGGTAAGGAAATGGATGTTCTGCTTGACCGCACTGGCAAATTTGAAGGCCAGATTGTTGGTCGCAGCCCCTATATGCAGCCGGTTCACGTCAATGGCCTGACCGAGGCCGACCTGGGCCGCATCGTGCGTTTGAAAATTACTGCCGCCAAGCCTTTTTCCCTGGCCGGGGAACTGGTTGAAGATGGCGGTTCGGAAAGGAATGTTGCGTGA
- a CDS encoding lysophospholipid acyltransferase family protein has product MSCYPCAAIRLLIYAVLTLVLLPVQMVALALRLKLADDLPRFYHGLCLKIMHIEVRYSGAPLMEGSGIIVANHASYLDIPVLGAMTKGSFIAKKEVASWPVFGLLAKLQRCTFVERRPVRAREQTLEIKQRLASGHKLILFPEGTSNDGNRVLPFKSTLFGVADTLLPDGSQVMVQPVSIAATRLDGAPMGRDLRAFYSWYGDMDLAPHLWQFLALGKVTVEVVVHPPMTLAQAGSRKEMARICESLVVQGHQAALSGANQGAQIPLPEGRRSGELIGCSPLAIVFEDFRLFG; this is encoded by the coding sequence GTGAGCTGCTATCCCTGTGCTGCCATCAGGCTTTTGATCTATGCCGTCCTGACACTGGTTTTGCTGCCGGTGCAGATGGTGGCACTGGCCCTGCGTCTCAAGCTGGCCGATGATTTGCCGCGGTTTTACCACGGCCTGTGCCTCAAGATCATGCATATCGAGGTGCGCTATAGCGGTGCGCCCCTGATGGAAGGCAGTGGCATCATTGTTGCCAATCATGCGTCCTATCTTGATATCCCGGTTCTGGGGGCAATGACCAAAGGCAGCTTCATTGCCAAAAAGGAAGTGGCAAGCTGGCCGGTATTTGGCCTGCTGGCAAAGCTGCAGCGCTGCACTTTTGTTGAACGCCGCCCGGTTCGCGCCCGTGAGCAGACCCTTGAAATCAAACAGCGCCTGGCCAGTGGCCACAAGCTGATCCTGTTTCCCGAAGGCACCAGCAATGACGGCAACCGCGTTTTGCCGTTTAAATCCACCCTGTTTGGTGTTGCCGACACCCTGCTTCCGGATGGATCGCAGGTTATGGTCCAGCCGGTTTCAATTGCGGCAACCCGCCTTGACGGGGCCCCGATGGGCCGTGATTTGCGGGCATTTTATTCCTGGTACGGGGATATGGACTTGGCGCCGCATTTGTGGCAGTTTCTCGCCCTCGGCAAGGTTACGGTGGAAGTGGTTGTTCATCCGCCGATGACGCTGGCGCAGGCAGGATCGCGCAAGGAAATGGCCCGCATATGCGAGTCGTTGGTCGTTCAGGGGCATCAGGCCGCGTTATCTGGTGCCAATCAGGGCGCACAGATACCGCTTCCGGAAGGCCGGCGGTCTGGCGAATTGATCGGTTGTTCCCCGCTGGCGATTGTTTTTGAAGATTTTCGCTTGTTTGGCTAG
- a CDS encoding PhoH family protein yields the protein MSATTEKAKGPIKKQKQTPLDTDQIEFTDNALSQLLYGPQAQNLLRLAEGTGTEISSRGSIVVVRGAPQKVSQAKSVLSQLYARLRDQEIDRVDVETVDAAIRLSEPDEGNPWDDPAAPGANMFGGSELVIQTKKRRISPRSKRQKNYVKAMLEHELVFGIGPAGTGKTYLAVAMAVQMLSQGQVDRIVLSRPAVEAGEHLGFLPGDLKDKVDPYLRPLYDALHDTLPGDVVIKRMERGEIEVAPLAFMRGRTLSHAFVILDEAQNTTPMQMKMFLTRLGEGSRMVITGDLTQIDLPSGVKSGLRDAMETLENVEGVGRIKFDQRDVVRHALVTKIVKAYDEADALRDRIGKSYRQGHGPRNTQEISGDDSAA from the coding sequence GTGAGCGCTACCACGGAAAAGGCAAAAGGCCCGATCAAGAAACAAAAACAGACACCGCTTGATACCGACCAGATAGAATTTACCGATAATGCCCTGTCGCAGTTGCTTTATGGGCCGCAGGCACAGAATCTGCTGCGCCTTGCCGAAGGGACCGGAACGGAAATTTCCAGCCGGGGATCGATTGTGGTGGTGCGTGGTGCCCCGCAAAAGGTAAGCCAGGCGAAATCGGTTTTATCACAGCTTTATGCCCGCTTGCGTGATCAGGAAATTGACCGGGTCGATGTGGAAACGGTCGATGCGGCCATTCGCCTGTCAGAACCCGATGAAGGCAACCCGTGGGATGACCCGGCAGCACCCGGTGCCAATATGTTTGGCGGTTCCGAACTGGTGATCCAGACCAAGAAACGCCGGATTTCGCCGCGCTCCAAACGCCAGAAAAACTATGTGAAGGCAATGCTGGAACATGAACTGGTATTTGGCATTGGTCCGGCTGGTACAGGCAAAACCTATCTTGCCGTGGCAATGGCGGTTCAGATGCTGTCCCAGGGGCAGGTTGACCGTATTGTTCTGTCGCGCCCGGCTGTTGAGGCTGGCGAGCATCTGGGCTTTTTGCCCGGTGATCTGAAAGACAAGGTCGATCCCTATCTGCGGCCGCTTTACGATGCCCTGCATGATACGCTGCCGGGCGATGTTGTGATCAAACGCATGGAACGCGGCGAAATCGAAGTCGCACCGCTGGCTTTCATGCGTGGCCGTACGCTCTCGCATGCTTTTGTTATTCTTGACGAAGCCCAGAACACCACCCCGATGCAAATGAAAATGTTTCTGACCCGTCTGGGGGAAGGATCGCGCATGGTGATCACGGGTGACTTGACCCAGATCGATTTGCCATCGGGTGTGAAATCTGGCTTGCGTGATGCGATGGAAACCCTTGAAAATGTTGAAGGGGTCGGCCGCATCAAATTTGACCAGCGCGACGTGGTACGCCATGCGCTGGTGACAAAAATTGTCAAAGCCTATGACGAGGCCGATGCCCTGCGGGATCGCATTGGCAAAAGTTATCGCCAGGGGCATGGCCCGCGTAACACACAAGAGATCTCCGGTGATGACAGCGCTGCTTGA
- a CDS encoding GNAT family N-acetyltransferase, with protein MTTDASGIEIVTLTPAFAGVAAALHQTGFDDCWDESAICDLLAVPGAFGLLAFVPAGIEFDGEITAGDIPLGFVLVQTVLDEAEINTIVVDGNARRHGVGRLLMQNVFAQLQNRASARLLLEVACDNDAAIGLYTGLGFGEIGRRRGYYHRKDGPAVDALVMERV; from the coding sequence ATGACGACGGATGCATCCGGTATTGAAATTGTGACCCTGACGCCGGCATTTGCCGGGGTGGCGGCAGCCCTGCATCAAACCGGGTTCGACGATTGCTGGGACGAAAGCGCCATTTGCGATTTGCTTGCTGTGCCCGGCGCGTTTGGTTTGCTGGCCTTTGTGCCCGCTGGCATCGAATTTGATGGTGAGATTACCGCTGGTGACATTCCCCTTGGGTTTGTTCTGGTGCAAACCGTACTGGATGAAGCTGAAATCAACACCATTGTTGTGGATGGCAACGCGCGCCGACATGGTGTGGGGCGGCTTTTGATGCAAAACGTGTTTGCCCAATTGCAAAATCGGGCCAGCGCCCGTCTGCTTTTGGAAGTCGCCTGCGACAATGATGCGGCAATTGGCCTTTATACCGGGCTTGGTTTTGGAGAAATTGGCCGCAGGCGCGGTTATTACCACCGCAAGGATGGCCCGGCGGTGGATGCACTGGTTATGGAACGGGTTTGA
- a CDS encoding Fur family transcriptional regulator, whose protein sequence is MLAESTIEQKCIDAGLKMTGQRRVIAKVLSESEDHPDVELVYRRATEIDPKISIATVYRTVRLFEEADILEKHDFGDGRARYEELTEEHHDHLIDMRSGTVIEFSNEKIEKLQEEIARELGYELVGHRLELYGVPVKDGK, encoded by the coding sequence ATGTTGGCAGAATCAACCATCGAGCAAAAATGCATTGACGCGGGCCTGAAAATGACCGGGCAACGCCGCGTAATTGCAAAGGTATTGTCCGAGTCCGAAGATCACCCGGATGTTGAACTGGTTTATCGTCGGGCCACCGAAATTGATCCGAAAATTTCGATTGCCACTGTTTACCGGACGGTGCGTCTGTTTGAAGAGGCAGACATCCTTGAAAAGCACGATTTCGGCGACGGTCGTGCCCGTTACGAGGAACTGACCGAAGAACATCATGATCACCTGATTGATATGCGGTCGGGCACCGTGATCGAATTTTCGAACGAAAAGATCGAAAAGCTTCAGGAAGAGATCGCACGCGAGCTTGGTTACGAGCTTGTTGGCCATCGTCTGGAGCTTTATGGCGTTCCTGTTAAAGACGGAAAATGA
- the tsaB gene encoding tRNA (adenosine(37)-N6)-threonylcarbamoyltransferase complex dimerization subunit type 1 TsaB has translation MTFTDYIKKMLTGQMIKSSHSADHDMAQTGSDANGQKPAGPTLLAIDTASTSLATAVLVNGEVRGELFEKMERGQAESLLPFIMKSLREAGLEFADIDGIAVTVGPGAFTGMRIGLSTARGLGLARKIPVVGVSSLEAVAYGVDERDHQGRNILVALDSKRTEIFAQAFDARKNPISTPECVGPRQALMLPPPGPTLLVGDGAARLLGPATSSGGEFFAGTAPGLPRAGNVARIAAERWLTGKNLAPVPLYLRAPDAKRMDELAQEKAAKLQDDA, from the coding sequence TTGACGTTTACCGACTACATCAAAAAGATGCTGACCGGACAGATGATTAAGTCATCGCATAGCGCAGATCACGACATGGCGCAAACCGGCAGCGATGCAAACGGACAAAAGCCCGCCGGGCCGACGTTGCTGGCAATTGATACGGCATCCACATCGCTGGCGACAGCCGTTTTGGTAAATGGCGAAGTGCGCGGCGAACTGTTTGAAAAAATGGAACGTGGACAGGCCGAGTCGCTGCTGCCTTTCATTATGAAAAGCCTGCGTGAAGCCGGGCTTGAATTTGCCGATATTGACGGCATCGCCGTAACGGTTGGCCCCGGTGCCTTTACCGGCATGCGGATTGGCCTTTCAACGGCACGGGGTTTGGGCCTTGCGCGTAAAATTCCGGTGGTGGGTGTCAGCTCGCTTGAGGCGGTGGCCTATGGCGTCGATGAACGTGACCACCAGGGCCGCAATATCCTTGTCGCTCTTGATAGCAAAAGGACCGAAATTTTTGCCCAGGCCTTTGATGCGCGTAAAAACCCGATCAGCACGCCCGAATGTGTTGGCCCGCGCCAGGCCTTGATGTTACCGCCCCCCGGCCCGACCCTGCTGGTCGGGGATGGTGCGGCACGCCTGCTTGGCCCCGCAACCAGCAGCGGTGGTGAATTCTTTGCCGGAACTGCACCGGGCCTGCCCCGTGCGGGTAATGTGGCACGCATTGCCGCCGAACGCTGGCTGACGGGCAAAAACCTTGCCCCTGTTCCGCTTTATCTGCGTGCGCCCGATGCCAAACGCATGGATGAACTGGCCCAGGAAAAAGCTGCCAAATTGCAGGATGATGCCTGA
- a CDS encoding helix-turn-helix domain-containing protein has product MSPKDDSVMIVKNTRGRGRGRTATGKPNPVDIHVGSRVRLRRTLLGMSQEKLGEAIGLTFQQVQKYERGANRVGASRLYDLSRVLEVPVSFFFDDMPDEISAKSVHERREMSESPDPFDNDPMNRRETLELVRAYYRIIDPVQRKRVFELVKAMGVLPAADEGDSK; this is encoded by the coding sequence ATGTCGCCGAAGGATGACAGTGTGATGATTGTAAAGAATACACGCGGTCGTGGCCGTGGCCGTACGGCCACTGGAAAGCCAAACCCTGTAGATATTCATGTGGGTTCCCGGGTACGTTTGCGGCGTACCCTTCTGGGGATGAGCCAGGAAAAGCTGGGCGAGGCCATTGGCCTGACATTCCAGCAGGTGCAGAAATACGAACGCGGTGCCAACCGTGTTGGTGCTTCGCGCCTTTATGATCTTTCCCGTGTACTTGAAGTGCCGGTTTCATTCTTTTTCGATGATATGCCCGACGAAATTTCGGCAAAATCGGTGCATGAACGTCGTGAAATGTCGGAAAGCCCGGATCCGTTTGATAACGATCCGATGAACCGTCGTGAAACCCTGGAACTGGTGCGTGCCTATTACCGCATCATCGACCCGGTTCAGCGCAAACGCGTTTTTGAACTGGTCAAGGCGATGGGTGTTCTGCCGGCTGCCGACGAAGGCGACAGCAAATAA
- a CDS encoding GNAT family N-acetyltransferase has product MSDVRQQRLEVRLAQSEAEILASQRLRYKVFYEERGAQPSAEMIESQRDFDHYDPICDHLLVIDHGKGEGADGVVGTYRLLRQSVANKNGGFYSADEYQIDSMLAAIKSGEIMELGRSCVEEGYRTMPTLQLLWQGIAKYVFEHDIKLMFGCASFHGTDPDDFSDVLTYLHHNHLAPEGMRPRAVAERYESMARASIDAIDARQALRDLPPLIKGYLRLGGYVGDGAVVDHQFNTTDICIVLPTEKVTERYYKHYERTARVS; this is encoded by the coding sequence ATGAGCGACGTTCGACAGCAGCGATTGGAAGTCCGTCTTGCGCAAAGCGAAGCGGAAATTCTGGCCAGCCAGCGTTTACGTTACAAGGTGTTCTACGAAGAACGCGGGGCACAGCCGTCTGCTGAGATGATCGAATCCCAACGGGACTTTGACCATTACGATCCGATTTGCGACCACCTTCTTGTGATTGACCATGGCAAAGGCGAAGGTGCCGATGGTGTGGTGGGAACCTACCGTCTGCTACGCCAGTCTGTTGCCAATAAAAATGGCGGTTTTTACAGCGCCGATGAATACCAGATTGACTCCATGCTGGCTGCGATCAAGTCCGGCGAGATCATGGAACTTGGCCGTTCCTGTGTCGAGGAAGGCTATCGCACCATGCCGACACTGCAATTGCTGTGGCAGGGCATTGCGAAATATGTATTCGAACATGACATTAAGCTGATGTTTGGCTGTGCATCCTTTCATGGCACCGACCCCGACGATTTCAGCGATGTTCTGACCTATCTGCATCATAACCATCTGGCACCCGAGGGCATGCGCCCGCGTGCGGTTGCCGAACGGTATGAAAGCATGGCGCGCGCCAGCATTGATGCAATTGATGCCCGCCAGGCCCTGCGTGACCTGCCGCCGCTGATCAAGGGTTACCTGCGACTGGGCGGTTATGTCGGTGACGGTGCAGTGGTCGATCATCAGTTCAATACCACGGATATTTGCATCGTTCTGCCGACCGAAAAAGTCACCGAACGTTACTACAAGCATTATGAACGGACCGCGAGGGTATCGTGA
- the lnt gene encoding apolipoprotein N-acyltransferase: MIDRLAKRVAVLQGWPRRLTWLLSGAAAVLALPPFFFIPALPVGFAILLWSLDGVKTRKSALAAGWWFGTGHFAAGFYWISHAFLVQPEIYGWMIPFALLGLGGGLAIFPMLAVWGSWQLGKGRIARAFLLASFWSIAEFARGHVLTGFPWNLLGHIWAIDPAPMQFASLVGIYGLSAVTALFATLPAAWIAGRSGRFVALGGILIAALLWGGGAIRLSGLPDMATELASAPADAPILQVVQPNIAQSEKWEKSLQEIHFRQLLAMSRRPADMDASQQRIVIWPETAATFFLETDPGRRAMIGDVLGPNDILITGAPRTFPRDSEEFQVWNSVEAIDDRGAIVGSFDKFHLVPFGEYVPFRSILPFPKLTAGRTDFSAGAGPATLHVKNLPPFSPLICYEVIFPGAVTDDQDRPAWLLNVTNDGWFGHSAGPYQHLAAARFRAVEEGVPMVRAAYTGVSAVFDSYGRLQKDLPLTKQGILISPLLVGKNHTTVYYLWRNIPFYGIVTLIFVLVLGYQQVRKSPGTKK; encoded by the coding sequence ATGATTGATCGCTTGGCCAAACGTGTGGCCGTTCTGCAAGGCTGGCCACGGCGTTTGACGTGGCTGTTATCCGGGGCGGCGGCAGTACTGGCTTTGCCGCCTTTCTTTTTTATTCCTGCCTTGCCGGTGGGATTTGCCATTTTGCTGTGGTCGCTGGACGGGGTTAAAACCCGCAAAAGCGCTCTGGCCGCGGGCTGGTGGTTTGGCACTGGCCATTTTGCCGCCGGGTTTTACTGGATCAGCCATGCTTTTCTGGTGCAGCCCGAAATTTATGGCTGGATGATTCCCTTTGCCCTGTTGGGGCTTGGTGGTGGCCTGGCGATTTTTCCGATGCTGGCTGTGTGGGGCAGTTGGCAATTGGGCAAGGGGCGCATTGCGCGCGCCTTTTTGCTGGCGTCTTTCTGGTCAATTGCCGAATTTGCCCGTGGGCATGTGCTGACCGGTTTTCCCTGGAACCTGCTGGGGCATATCTGGGCGATTGACCCGGCGCCGATGCAGTTTGCATCACTGGTGGGAATTTACGGGTTAAGTGCGGTGACGGCCCTGTTTGCCACCCTGCCCGCAGCCTGGATTGCCGGGCGCAGCGGCCGGTTTGTGGCACTGGGCGGTATTCTGATCGCAGCCCTTTTGTGGGGGGGCGGTGCCATTCGTTTGTCGGGCCTGCCTGATATGGCAACCGAACTTGCCAGCGCTCCGGCAGATGCGCCGATATTGCAGGTGGTGCAGCCCAATATTGCCCAGTCGGAAAAATGGGAAAAATCGCTTCAGGAAATTCATTTCCGCCAGCTTCTGGCCATGTCGCGCCGCCCGGCCGACATGGATGCCAGCCAGCAGCGTATTGTGATCTGGCCGGAAACGGCGGCGACATTCTTTTTGGAAACCGATCCCGGCCGACGGGCGATGATTGGCGATGTGCTGGGCCCCAATGATATCCTGATTACCGGCGCACCCCGTACCTTCCCGCGTGATAGCGAAGAATTCCAGGTGTGGAACTCGGTCGAGGCGATCGATGATCGCGGGGCGATTGTTGGCAGTTTCGACAAGTTCCATCTGGTTCCATTTGGCGAATATGTTCCGTTCCGCTCTATCCTGCCTTTTCCCAAGCTGACCGCCGGGCGCACCGATTTTTCGGCAGGGGCCGGACCGGCAACTTTGCATGTAAAGAATTTGCCGCCTTTTTCGCCTCTTATATGTTATGAGGTTATTTTTCCTGGTGCTGTTACCGACGATCAGGACCGGCCAGCGTGGCTATTGAATGTCACAAATGATGGCTGGTTCGGTCATAGTGCGGGTCCCTATCAGCATCTGGCTGCAGCGCGTTTTCGCGCCGTTGAGGAAGGCGTACCGATGGTGCGCGCAGCCTATACCGGCGTATCAGCCGTCTTTGATTCCTACGGTCGTCTCCAGAAGGATTTACCCCTAACCAAACAGGGAATCCTCATTTCACCCCTTTTGGTGGGGAAAAACCATACCACTGTATATTATTTGTGGCGTAATATACCATTTTACGGTATTGTAACGCTGATCTTCGTTCTCGTATTGGGATATCAGCAGGTTAGGAAATCCCCCGGAACGAAAAAATAG
- a CDS encoding hemolysin family protein, which yields MNDISERDEDKDSISPRTSGDLHEEADGASFWGNVASAMGLRKARSRNGEASLSDTLEELAERTEEDDEPVSLHERSLFENIIALRDMTAEDVMIPRTDIVAVQKKITLSDLVNEMVTKAHSRLPVYGDTLDDIVGMVHIKDVLACHAAGREYRLSSLLRRVLFVSPAIRVLDLLSEMRLSRTHMALVVDEFGGIDGLITIEDLVEEIVGEIDDEHDVDQTPKLIRLSDGCFIADARYEIEDLEEKLGFGLLDEEEDEDIDTLGGLVFSLAGRVPARGELIEHPLGLQFEVLDADPRRVRRLRIHLHRPDPSDPSAPSLQEGENSQELPK from the coding sequence ATGAACGACATAAGTGAACGCGACGAAGACAAGGACAGTATTTCGCCCCGCACCAGTGGGGATTTACATGAAGAAGCCGATGGGGCTTCGTTTTGGGGCAATGTTGCTTCGGCCATGGGGCTGCGCAAGGCCCGGTCGCGCAATGGCGAGGCGTCGCTAAGCGATACGCTTGAAGAACTTGCCGAACGTACCGAAGAAGACGACGAACCAGTTTCGCTGCACGAACGTTCGCTGTTTGAAAATATCATTGCGCTTCGCGATATGACCGCCGAAGACGTAATGATTCCGCGTACCGATATTGTCGCGGTTCAGAAAAAAATCACCCTGTCCGATCTCGTCAATGAAATGGTGACCAAGGCGCATTCACGCTTGCCCGTTTATGGCGATACGCTTGATGACATTGTTGGCATGGTCCATATCAAGGACGTGCTGGCCTGCCATGCCGCGGGCCGGGAATACCGGTTGTCATCGCTGTTACGCCGGGTTCTTTTTGTCTCGCCTGCCATTCGTGTGCTTGACCTGCTGTCGGAAATGCGGCTGTCGCGCACCCATATGGCGCTGGTGGTGGATGAATTTGGCGGCATTGACGGTTTGATCACGATTGAAGACCTGGTCGAGGAAATCGTTGGTGAAATTGACGATGAACACGACGTGGACCAGACCCCGAAACTGATCCGCCTTTCCGATGGCTGTTTTATTGCCGATGCCCGCTACGAGATCGAAGATCTTGAAGAAAAGCTGGGTTTCGGGCTGCTTGACGAAGAAGAAGACGAAGATATCGACACCCTGGGTGGTTTGGTGTTTTCGCTTGCCGGCCGGGTGCCAGCGCGTGGCGAGCTGATCGAACATCCGCTGGGGCTGCAGTTCGAGGTTCTTGATGCCGATCCGCGCCGGGTGCGCCGCCTGCGCATTCATTTGCATCGTCCCGATCCTTCCGACCCCTCTGCCCCTTCACTGCAGGAAGGGGAAAATTCTCAGGAATTGCCTAAATGA
- a CDS encoding sulfurtransferase TusA family protein: MSSSSQILTPDITIDITNDVCPMTFVKTRLKLEKMTPGQILEVILKDGEPLKNVPRSVTEMGDDVLDLTKSADATGTYRLTIRKK; this comes from the coding sequence ATGTCCAGCAGCAGCCAGATTTTGACGCCAGATATCACAATAGACATCACAAACGATGTCTGTCCCATGACCTTTGTCAAAACGCGTCTGAAACTTGAAAAAATGACACCGGGTCAAATTCTGGAAGTCATTCTCAAAGACGGCGAACCGCTTAAAAATGTTCCGCGTTCCGTAACTGAAATGGGCGACGACGTTCTGGACCTGACAAAATCGGCAGATGCTACCGGTACTTACCGGCTGACAATCCGAAAAAAATAG
- the ybeY gene encoding rRNA maturation RNase YbeY, translating into MTALLDLDVAVEAGNWSDSEQEAITGAVKAALLAAAEDGALWDEEDEKSLLDQVGLIEISVTLSDDASVRELNRDYRGKDAPTNVLSFAALESDEDASDFAMAPDMPLMLGDIVIARETCEREALEQNKPLLHHLIHLSVHGTLHLVGYDHMVDDEAEHMEQLERHILAGMGIDDPYAPIEDQDVETGQ; encoded by the coding sequence ATGACAGCGCTGCTTGATCTTGATGTTGCCGTCGAGGCGGGAAACTGGAGCGATTCCGAACAGGAAGCCATAACCGGGGCGGTTAAAGCCGCCCTGTTGGCCGCTGCCGAAGATGGCGCGCTGTGGGACGAGGAAGACGAAAAATCACTGCTGGATCAGGTCGGCCTGATCGAGATCAGCGTGACGCTGTCTGATGATGCCAGTGTGCGCGAATTGAACCGCGATTATCGTGGCAAGGATGCGCCGACAAATGTGCTGTCATTTGCCGCCCTTGAAAGCGATGAGGATGCCAGCGATTTTGCCATGGCACCCGATATGCCCCTGATGCTGGGCGATATCGTTATTGCGCGGGAAACCTGCGAACGTGAAGCGCTTGAACAGAACAAGCCGCTTTTGCATCATCTCATTCATTTATCGGTGCATGGTACACTTCATCTTGTCGGTTATGATCATATGGTTGATGATGAGGCCGAACATATGGAGCAACTGGAGCGCCATATTCTTGCCGGGATGGGTATCGATGATCCCTACGCCCCAATCGAAGATCAGGATGTCGAAACAGGACAATGA